Part of the Syntrophorhabdaceae bacterium genome, TCAGGTGAAGTAGAAAACCAGGATAGAAATTATATTTTGAACGTCAATATTGATGATTTCATAAACTATCTTGAAGACAAATATCGTATTCACGCAATAACTATTCATAGAGATAAGGCATATATTAAAGAAAGTGGCGACGCAAATGTTGATGTTAGGTATGATTTCAATAGAGCAATCCGTGATAAGTCAAGACCCTTCTTCATTAGGGGGACCTCGGTTACCTTTGCGGTCCCTTTTGAAGGTGATAGAAGCCTCTTTTTTTGTCAAGGCTCTACTTTTACTATGAACCCTCCCTATGCTGAAATAACAGATAATGAGATACTTGTGACTTACAATCAGGTCGATCCAGACCCCACTGAGATTAAGGCTGATTTTGAATCCAGGATGAACAACACAGAGAGGCACTTAGGATTTCTTAAGAATGATATTGATATGTTCAATAATGGGCTCGGGAAAACTGCGAAAGAAAGAATCGAGGCCAGGCGAGCAAAAATAATGAATGACCAGGGCATTGTTGCGGCTTTGGGCTATCCTATTAAAGAAAAATCGGGCATGCCTACTACATATACCGTACCAGACGTTAAAAGAAAAATAGTAATCCGGAAGCCCGCTGCAACGACAGCACCGTTTACTCCAGAGCCTATCCTCGATATGGCTAACTACGAAGCGATTCTCAAAATTATTGCTGACATGGTATTGGTGATGGAGAGAAGCCCCAAAGCCTTTCAGGACATGCACGAGGAAGACTTTAGGCAACATTTTTTAGTCCAATTAAACGGGCATTTTGAGGGCGCAGCAACAGGCGAGACCTTTAATTATGAAGGCAAGACAGATATTCTTATTCGGGTGAATGGAAAGAATATCTTTATTGCTGAATGCATGTTTTGGAAAGGCGAGAAATCTTTGCTTGACAAGATTGACCAGCTTCTTGGTTATGCTTCATGGAGGGATACAAAAACAGCAGTTTTGGTATTCAATCGAAACGTCAACTTCAGCAAGGTAATTGAGGGCATTCCAGAAACTGTGAAAAAGCACAGCAATTACAAGAAGTCGCTTGAATACAAATCAGAAACCGGTTTTCGGTTTATATTGCACCACAAGGATGACAAAAACAGGGAATTAACACTTACAGTATTAGGCTTTAATGTACCATCAGGGAGAAGTGCAGAGGTTTCAGAATGAGCAGCAGTATTTCATCAAAAGATCAGAAAATTCTTTGGGGCAGAAGTGGAAATAGATGTGCCATGCCCGAGTGCAGGACGCTATTAGTTCTCAATAGAACCGATAAAGACCGCGAAGCTATCATTGGTGAAATGGCCCACATAAAAGGAGAAAATCCTACTGCTGCGCGTTATGATGCAAGCATGTCAGACAATGAAAGAAATGGTCACGATAATCTTATTTTGCTCTGCGGAAACCACCACAAGATGATTGATGACCAGCCGAATACTTATACTGCAGAAAAGTTAAAACATATAAAGGCCGAGCATGAAGGATGGATTCAAAAGATGACTGAAGAAGAGATTGTTAATGTGACTTTCTCAGAATTGGATGCGATCACAAAATACCTTATTACAGTACAGCCAGAACAAGACGATTCTCTTGTTTTGGTGCCACCAAAAGATAAAATTAATAAAAATTCATTATCAGGCAAAACAGAAAAACTGATAACAACGGGATTAATGCAAGTAAAACAGGTTGCAAATTTCATTGATAAACATCTTGATGTGGAGTTTGGGGAGAGGCTCAAACAGGGATTTGTAACCGAGTACAAGCGTCTGAAGAATGAGGAGAAACTATCAGGTGATGAGCTTTTTGAAGCACTGTTTGAATTTGCATCAAATGGGCGTAAAGAATTCACGGAAATGGCAGCTGGGCTTGCCGTCCTGACTTATCTTTTTGAACAATGTGAGGTTTTTGAAAAATGATACTGCCAACGAAGCACATCAAGCTATCAAACTGCCTTTTAGGTGTTGGAGGCGCACTTTTAGGATGCCTTAATGAGAAGGAAACGGTAAGCTCTCTTTGGGGCAAGGCTCGCGCGCTTCCTGAAATAAAGACTTTTGAACGCTTCACGCTGGGGCTGGATTTCCTATATACCTTAGGTGCAATTGACTTTAAAAACGGACTACTTCGAAAGGTGAAACAATGATTTACTCGATCAGTTGCGATAAGCCGAGCTTCAAGCGGGTTGATTTCAAGCCTGGCCTTAATGTGGCGCTTGCTGAGCGAACAAAGGATTCAACAAAAAAGGATTCCAGAAATGGACTAGGAAAATCAACGCTCATAGAGATAATTCATTTCTGCCTTGGTGGTGGTAAGGGAGAGACGCTAAGCAAGCAACAACTCGATGGTTGGTCGTTTACGCTTGATCTGGATATTGGGAAAAAGAGGTACTCAATTACCAGGAACACTGCCGACCAAAACAAAGTGATCATTGATGGGGACTGTTCTGACTGGCCTTTAAAACCAGAGAATGACGAAAAAACAAACGAACAAATAATGTCTTCAAGAGACTGGAATAAGGTTTTAGGACTGTTCATGTTTGGGTTACAACTCTCCTATCCAGATCTTAATTATGCCCCGACATTCAGGAGCATAATTTCATATTTTGTAAGAAGAAATGGAGCAAGAGGAGGTTTTCTAAATCCTTTCCAGCAACACAAAAGTCAACAGGAATGGGATAAACAAGTTAACAATGCTTTTCTGCTCGACTTGAACTGGGGATACGCAGCAAAATGGCAAGTAATTAAGGACAGAATAAAGGTCATCAATCAGATAAAACAAGAAGCAAAAACAGGAATGCTTGCAAATCTCATGGGTACGATAGGTGAGTTGGACGCGCTGAAAATAAGACTGGAGTCACAAGCCAGGAGCGAGGAAAAGCAACTAAACAATTTCAATGTCCATCCGCAATATAAAAAAATAGAGGAAGAGACAAATGAGCTAACATTCCATAGCCACGAACTAGTCAACCTTAACATAAACGACAGGAGAATTCTTGAGTATTACGAGAGAAGCTTAAAGGAAGAAGCAGAAGCCAAAGCTGAAGACATAACAAGGATGTTTACGGAAGCGGGTGTAATAATGCCGGGCTCGGTAACAAAACGGGTTGGAGATGTCCTTTCATTTCATAAACAAGTTGTCGCAAACCGAAAAGAATTTCTCACACAGGAAATGGAGCGCCTCACAAGGAACATAGCGGAAAGAGAGACAGAGATAAGCAAGCTCTCGGGAGAGCGTGCTAAGCT contains:
- a CDS encoding DUF2326 domain-containing protein; the encoded protein is MIYSISCDKPSFKRVDFKPGLNVALAERTKDSTKKDSRNGLGKSTLIEIIHFCLGGGKGETLSKQQLDGWSFTLDLDIGKKRYSITRNTADQNKVIIDGDCSDWPLKPENDEKTNEQIMSSRDWNKVLGLFMFGLQLSYPDLNYAPTFRSIISYFVRRNGARGGFLNPFQQHKSQQEWDKQVNNAFLLDLNWGYAAKWQVIKDRIKVINQIKQEAKTGMLANLMGTIGELDALKIRLESQARSEEKQLNNFNVHPQYKKIEEETNELTFHSHELVNLNINDRRILEYYERSLKEEAEAKAEDITRMFTEAGVIMPGSVTKRVGDVLSFHKQVVANRKEFLTQEMERLTRNIAERETEISKLSGERAKLMQILKKHKALDEILLLQNKHQETIAQIKDLDIKIENLKKFEQGKNAVIVEQALLQQQATTDLNERKNQKEQAILLFNSNSNALYDSPGIFSIDASPTGYKFNVKIERSGSHGIGNMKIFCYDLMLAQMWAEKACSPIFLIHDSIIFADVDERQKALALELAAKESKERGFQYICTLNSDGIPEKDFSKDFDFSSYVRKVFTDATEDGGILGIRF